The nucleotide sequence GCTTCGGCCCGCTGGTCGAGGGCTTCGACCAGGTGGCCTGGGGCAACATGAACGAGCTGCGCGCGGCGATCACCGACGAGACCGCAGCGATCTGCATCGAGCCGATCATCGGCGAGGGCGGCATCAAGGCGGCAACGCCGGAGTATCTGCGCGAGCTGCGCCGCGTCTGTGACGAGTTCGGCCTGCTGCTGTTCTTCGACGAGATCCAGTGCGGCTACGGCCGGACCGGCAGGTTCTTCGCCCATGAATGGGCTGGGATCACGCCGGACGTGATGTGCGTCGCCAAGGGCATCGGCGGCGGCTTCCCGCTCGGCGCCTTCCTGGCCACCGAGGAGGCGGCCTGCGGCATGACCCCGGGCACGCACGGGTCGACCTATGCCGGCAACCCACTGGCGACCGCGATCGGCAACGCCGTGCTCGACATCGTCCTGGCCGACGGCTTCTTCGAGCAGGTGGAGCGCGCCGGCCGGCAGCTGAAGGCCGAGCTGGAGGCGCTGGTCGCCCGCCACCCGACGGTGCTGGAGGAGGTGCGCGGCACCGGGTTGATGCTGGGGCTGAAATGCGTGGAGCCGAGCGACCAGATGGTGCCCGAGCTGCGCGCCGCCGGCCTGCTGACCGTCGGCGCCGGCGAGAACGTCATCCGCATCCTGCCGCCGCTGACCATCGGCGCGGCCGAGATCGCCGAGGCGGTCTCGATCCTCGACCAGGTGTGCGCCGCCCGGGCGAAGGCGGTGGCGAATGGCTGACGTGCGGCATTTCACCGACCTGCATCACCTGTCCAAGAGCGACCTGCGGCAGATCATCGACCGGTCGATCGAGCTGAAGCGCACCGACCCGCGCGGCGAGCGGTCGAAGCCGCTGGCCGGCCGCACCCTGGCGCTGATCTTCGAGAAGCCGTCGACCCGCACCCGCGTCTCCTTCGAGGTCGGGATGCGCCAGCTGGGCGGCGAGGTGGTGATGCTGACCGGCACCGAGATCCAGCTCGGCCGCGGCGAGACCATCGGCGACACCGCCCGGGTGCTGTCGCGCTATGTCGACGCCATCATGCTGCGCACCTCGGACGAGGACCGGCTGCGCGAGATGGCCGAGAACGCGACGGTGCCGGTGATCAACGGCCTGACCGACGAGACCCATCCGTGCCAGCTGATGGCCGATGTGATGACCTTCGAGGAGAAGCGCGGGCCGATCGCCGGGCGCGTCGCCGCCTGGTCAGGTGACGGCAACAACGTCGCCCGCTCCTGGATCCGCGCCGCCGGCATGTTTGATTTCGAGCTGCGCCTGGCCTGCCCGGACGAGCTGTCGCCGCCGGCCGACCTGATCCAGTGGGCGCATCGCGAAGGCGCCCGCGTCTCGGTCGGCACCGACCCGGAGACGACGGTGCGCGGCGCCGACCTGGTGGTCACCGACACCTGGGTGTCGATGGGCGACAAGGACGCGCCGTCGCGCCACAACCTGCTGCGGCCCTACCAGGTCGACGAACGGCTGATGGCGCAGGCCAAGCCCGACGCCCTGTTCATGCACTGCCTGCCGGCCCATCGCGGCGAGGAGGTGACGGACGGGGTGATCGACGGCCCGCAATCGGTGGTCTGGGACGAGGCGGAGAACCGCCTGCACGCCCAGAAGGGCATCCTCTTGTGGTGCCTGGGGGCCCTGGAGGCGAAGTGACGATGGCGGTACAGACCGGGGGGGACGACCTCGTCCTCCCCTTCCAGATCGAGGCGTCGGGGCTGCGCGGCCGGCTGGTCCGGTTCGGGCCGCTGCTCGACGACATCCTCGGCCGCCATGCTTACCCCGAGCCGGTTGCCCATCTGCTGGCCGAGACGGTGGTGCTGACCGCCCTCCTGGCCAGCGCCCTGAAATACGAAGGCGTCTTCACCCTGCAGGCCAAGGGCGACGGGCCGGTGCAGCTGGTGGTGGCCGACGTCACCAGCGACGGCGCGGTCCGCGCCAACGCCATGTTCGACGAGTCCCGCCTGGCCGGCACCGGCACCACGGTGCCGGCGCTGCTGGGCAAGGGTTATCTGGCCTTCACCGTCGACCAGGGCGAGAACACCGAGCGCTACCAGGGCATCGTCGAGCTGTCGGGCGAGACGCTGTGGGAATGCGCCCAGCATTATTTCCGGCAGTCCGAGCAGCTGCAGGCCGGGCTGCGCTCCGCCGTGCGGCATGGCGAGGCTGGCTGGCGCGGCGGCGGCATCATGCTGCAACGGCTGCCCGACCCCGAGAAGCAGGTGCCGACCGACCGCGAGGACGACTGGCGCCGCGCCATGGTGCTGCTCGGCTCCGCCACCGACGACGAGCTGACCCAGCCGGCCCTGTCCGGCGAGGCGCTGCTGTACCGCCTCTATAACGAGGACGGCGTCCGGGTCTTCCCGCCCCAGCCGATGCGCTTCTCCTGCCGCTGCTCGCGCGAGAGGGTGGCGTCGATGTTGAAGTCGATGCCGAAGGCGGAGATCGAAGCCCTGGCCGTCGACGGCCGGGTCGAGGTCGCCTGCGAGTTCTGCAACACCCGATACGATTTCGACCGGGACCAGCTCGCGGCGCTGTACGCGGCCTGATCCATCCGGAGGATCCGATGATGCACCCGACCCGTCGCAGCCTCCTTGCCGGCGCCGCCCTTCTGCTGCTCGCCGCCTGCGGCGGGCCGGAGCTGGCCAGCGTGGCGCCGGTCAGCTTCGCCGGCCGCCAGCCGATCCGGCTGAACCTCGCCCGCATCGACACCGTCGACCGCTCGGTGCCGGCGGCAACGCAGTCGGTGCAGAGCCCGGCGGCGGCGATCCGCGGCTGGGCTGCCGCCCGCCTGCAGGCCGG is from Inquilinus sp. Marseille-Q2685 and encodes:
- the argF gene encoding ornithine carbamoyltransferase; translated protein: MADVRHFTDLHHLSKSDLRQIIDRSIELKRTDPRGERSKPLAGRTLALIFEKPSTRTRVSFEVGMRQLGGEVVMLTGTEIQLGRGETIGDTARVLSRYVDAIMLRTSDEDRLREMAENATVPVINGLTDETHPCQLMADVMTFEEKRGPIAGRVAAWSGDGNNVARSWIRAAGMFDFELRLACPDELSPPADLIQWAHREGARVSVGTDPETTVRGADLVVTDTWVSMGDKDAPSRHNLLRPYQVDERLMAQAKPDALFMHCLPAHRGEEVTDGVIDGPQSVVWDEAENRLHAQKGILLWCLGALEAK
- a CDS encoding aspartate aminotransferase family protein is translated as MIPAVMPTYARADLAFERGEGAYLFGTDGRRYLDFAAGIAVVALGHCHPHLVKTLQEQGAKLWHTSNLYRIPEGERLAQRLVDATFADTVFFTNSGAEAWEGATKLVRKYHYTRGNPKRWRIITVTSSFHGRTLAAISAAKGEKLIKGFGPLVEGFDQVAWGNMNELRAAITDETAAICIEPIIGEGGIKAATPEYLRELRRVCDEFGLLLFFDEIQCGYGRTGRFFAHEWAGITPDVMCVAKGIGGGFPLGAFLATEEAACGMTPGTHGSTYAGNPLATAIGNAVLDIVLADGFFEQVERAGRQLKAELEALVARHPTVLEEVRGTGLMLGLKCVEPSDQMVPELRAAGLLTVGAGENVIRILPPLTIGAAEIAEAVSILDQVCAARAKAVANG
- a CDS encoding Hsp33 family molecular chaperone HslO: MAVQTGGDDLVLPFQIEASGLRGRLVRFGPLLDDILGRHAYPEPVAHLLAETVVLTALLASALKYEGVFTLQAKGDGPVQLVVADVTSDGAVRANAMFDESRLAGTGTTVPALLGKGYLAFTVDQGENTERYQGIVELSGETLWECAQHYFRQSEQLQAGLRSAVRHGEAGWRGGGIMLQRLPDPEKQVPTDREDDWRRAMVLLGSATDDELTQPALSGEALLYRLYNEDGVRVFPPQPMRFSCRCSRERVASMLKSMPKAEIEALAVDGRVEVACEFCNTRYDFDRDQLAALYAA